One Sneathiella sp. P13V-1 genomic region harbors:
- a CDS encoding methyl-accepting chemotaxis protein, with protein sequence MLGSIKIGVKLLIIAIASLIGIALIGTVGSMSISTTLYQDREETLRNIIESNLSIVAHYHKLASSGALTEEDAKTRALSSIEAVRYNETDYLWINDLDGKMLMHPIAKKLVDTIALDLKDTNGKFIFKEIVRVAKESGSGTIDYYWPKPGSEEPVEKLSYVQLFKPWGWVLGTGVYIDDLTEARNAHIVQTVITAGVLLAVIAIVSLLFARDITAPLNRITANIKKLTDGERDFADSDTDRSDELGVLANAVSQFRENAKKMDAMAEEQAQMKLRQAEEAQRQAEEKEKAKRREIEKEEEARREAEAERKQAMLELANTFEINVLGIVDSVSTSSTTMCSTAETMTGNADDASNRSNVVANAAAGASTNVQAVASATEELSSSIAEISSQVSRSANISTRAVEQANKTGDAMSSLQGSTGRIGEVITLINDIAGQTNLLALNATIEAARAGDAGKGFAVVASEVKSLANQTAKATEEISNQISSLQSETESMSSAITEISETIREINEIGTAIASAVEEQGAATAEISRNAQSAAQSSNEVTQNITVVKQSSSETGSAANEVLTAAQLLSQQSNELREQVSAFLSNIKTG encoded by the coding sequence ATGCTCGGAAGTATTAAAATTGGAGTTAAACTCCTTATTATCGCCATTGCGTCTTTAATAGGTATTGCTTTGATTGGTACGGTTGGCTCAATGTCAATCAGCACGACCTTATATCAAGATCGTGAGGAAACTCTCAGAAATATTATTGAAAGCAATTTGAGTATTGTAGCCCATTACCACAAGCTGGCGAGCTCTGGCGCATTAACAGAAGAGGATGCAAAAACAAGAGCACTTTCAAGCATTGAAGCAGTTAGATACAATGAAACTGATTACCTTTGGATCAATGATCTTGATGGCAAGATGTTGATGCATCCTATTGCAAAAAAATTGGTTGATACTATTGCTCTTGATCTGAAAGACACCAACGGAAAATTCATTTTTAAAGAAATTGTCCGCGTTGCGAAAGAAAGTGGCTCTGGGACCATAGACTATTACTGGCCAAAACCGGGTTCAGAAGAACCTGTGGAAAAGCTCTCTTATGTTCAGCTTTTCAAGCCTTGGGGTTGGGTACTTGGCACTGGTGTTTATATTGACGATCTAACAGAAGCCCGCAATGCCCATATTGTTCAAACAGTTATTACCGCAGGTGTGTTACTTGCAGTAATAGCCATTGTTTCACTGTTGTTCGCCCGGGATATCACAGCACCGTTAAACCGTATTACCGCGAACATAAAGAAACTAACTGATGGGGAGAGAGATTTCGCCGACAGTGACACAGATAGAAGTGATGAGCTTGGTGTTCTGGCAAACGCAGTATCTCAATTCCGTGAGAATGCCAAAAAAATGGATGCAATGGCGGAAGAGCAAGCTCAAATGAAATTGCGCCAGGCCGAGGAAGCCCAACGTCAAGCCGAAGAAAAAGAAAAAGCCAAACGGCGAGAAATTGAAAAAGAAGAAGAAGCACGAAGAGAAGCAGAAGCCGAACGCAAACAGGCAATGCTGGAGCTTGCAAATACTTTTGAAATCAACGTCCTTGGTATTGTTGACTCAGTTTCCACCTCATCCACTACGATGTGCAGTACAGCGGAAACCATGACTGGCAATGCAGATGACGCCAGCAACCGCTCCAATGTTGTTGCAAATGCTGCTGCTGGCGCCTCTACGAATGTTCAAGCTGTGGCTTCTGCAACAGAAGAACTCTCCAGCTCAATCGCAGAGATTTCTTCTCAAGTTAGCCGGTCGGCTAACATCTCAACACGTGCTGTTGAACAAGCAAACAAAACTGGTGACGCCATGTCCTCCCTTCAAGGGTCAACAGGTCGCATTGGTGAGGTTATTACCTTGATCAATGATATTGCCGGTCAAACCAACCTTCTGGCGCTCAACGCAACAATTGAAGCCGCCCGAGCAGGCGATGCAGGTAAAGGATTTGCAGTGGTTGCCAGTGAAGTAAAATCACTTGCCAATCAAACTGCAAAAGCAACTGAAGAGATTTCAAACCAGATTTCCAGTCTTCAGAGCGAAACTGAAAGCATGTCATCAGCAATTACGGAGATTTCTGAAACCATTCGGGAGATCAACGAAATCGGCACAGCGATCGCTTCCGCGGTGGAAGAGCAAGGCGCCGCAACAGCAGAAATCAGCAGAAACGCACAATCTGCCGCCCAATCCAGCAACGAAGTAACTCAAAACATCACTGTAGTTAAGCAATCATCCAGTGAAACTGGATCAGCGGCAAATGAGGTATTAACAGCCGCACAATTGCTCTCACAGCAATCGAACGAGCTTAGAGAACAAGTGTCGGCATTCCTGTCGAACATCAAGACCGGTTAA
- a CDS encoding cytochrome P460 family protein: MMRRFKYLKSVLVSGVVLTAACSPTSAQMMKEEGRATFNAQGETTIPEGFRLWPFIGAPLTPNGLNGGEAGFPEFHHVYIDPKSFAEYRKTGKFPEGTTIVKELVLLQKGDYEDGSKDAPSGRGFFAFSFNGIDMMVKDTKRFSETQGWGFFNFGHHAPPYAKKAAAAPADACAACHEANADEDMVFKSMYPILNQKK, encoded by the coding sequence ATGATGCGTAGATTTAAGTACCTAAAGTCAGTTCTCGTCTCAGGTGTTGTTTTAACAGCCGCCTGCTCCCCAACATCGGCACAGATGATGAAAGAGGAAGGGCGAGCGACATTCAACGCACAAGGGGAGACGACAATTCCGGAGGGTTTCCGCCTATGGCCATTTATTGGCGCCCCCCTCACGCCCAATGGTCTAAATGGTGGTGAAGCCGGTTTCCCTGAGTTTCATCACGTCTACATTGATCCAAAATCATTTGCTGAATATCGCAAAACAGGCAAATTCCCCGAAGGCACGACCATCGTTAAGGAATTGGTTTTATTGCAAAAAGGCGATTATGAAGATGGCTCCAAAGATGCGCCATCTGGTCGCGGCTTCTTTGCCTTTTCCTTTAATGGCATCGACATGATGGTCAAAGACACCAAACGCTTCTCCGAAACTCAAGGATGGGGCTTCTTTAACTTCGGTCACCACGCCCCTCCATATGCAAAAAAAGCGGCGGCGGCCCCAGCTGATGCCTGCGCAGCCTGTCACGAAGCCAATGCTGATGAAGATATGGTTTTCAAAAGTATGTACCCAATCCTCAACCAAAAGAAATAA
- a CDS encoding cupredoxin family copper-binding protein encodes MQLNLIVRKRELGGLLVAAASSLLFPSANSIASPNGQVHQVMIKKFKFDPATLEIKAGDTVEWINLDLAPHTATDTDDRWDSDDLNKGMSARIKFEKQGDFSYLCRFHPSMRGKVKVLPHR; translated from the coding sequence ATGCAGCTAAATCTGATTGTCAGAAAACGTGAGCTTGGAGGCCTGCTGGTGGCAGCAGCCTCCAGCCTTCTCTTTCCCAGCGCGAACAGTATCGCATCACCAAACGGTCAAGTGCATCAGGTGATGATCAAGAAATTCAAATTTGATCCGGCAACACTAGAAATCAAAGCTGGGGATACTGTCGAATGGATCAACCTGGATCTCGCCCCCCATACAGCAACGGATACCGATGATCGATGGGATTCTGACGATTTGAATAAAGGCATGTCTGCCCGCATCAAATTTGAAAAACAGGGAGACTTTTCCTACCTCTGCCGCTTCCACCCTTCCATGCGCGGCAAGGTAAAGGTTCTGCCGCACCGTTAG
- a CDS encoding GNAT family N-acetyltransferase, producing the protein MSNLVTYKLDPLSEHIPAVLNLIQKSFAFMEGRIDPPSSMRRLSPESISDHCRKEEVWCIGEPPVACIFFTVKSDCLYVGKLAVDEAVRGQGLARELIELATARAKALGFDTLELQVRVELTENQTAFKKMGFVKTGEDAHEGYDRPTSFTMRKSV; encoded by the coding sequence ATGTCTAACCTAGTAACCTATAAACTGGATCCTTTGTCAGAGCACATTCCCGCTGTTCTAAATCTTATTCAAAAGTCTTTTGCATTTATGGAAGGGCGGATCGATCCTCCTTCTTCGATGCGTCGACTGTCACCGGAGAGTATTTCCGATCATTGCAGAAAAGAAGAGGTCTGGTGTATCGGGGAGCCGCCTGTCGCCTGCATTTTTTTTACCGTTAAGAGTGACTGCCTATATGTGGGGAAACTTGCCGTGGATGAAGCTGTTAGAGGACAAGGCCTTGCCAGAGAATTGATTGAGCTTGCAACCGCTCGGGCAAAGGCATTGGGGTTTGACACGCTCGAATTACAGGTAAGAGTGGAGCTCACTGAAAATCAAACCGCTTTTAAGAAAATGGGTTTTGTTAAAACGGGTGAAGACGCTCATGAAGGATATGACCGTCCTACCAGTTTCACCATGAGGAAATCTGTGTAG
- the ilvN gene encoding acetolactate synthase small subunit, with protein MEQTEIHRHTIAVLVDNESGVLARVIGLFAGRGYNIESLTVAKVDDNENLSRITIVTTGTQMVIAQIKAQLERLVPVHKIADLTVEGPSVEREMALVKVECKGDKRVEAMRVADIFRARTVDVSEDSLIFEVTGARGKVKAFIAQYETLGRTEVCRTGVVAVKRGKDTI; from the coding sequence ATGGAACAGACAGAAATTCATCGTCATACGATTGCAGTTCTTGTTGACAACGAATCCGGTGTGCTTGCCCGTGTAATCGGCTTGTTCGCAGGCCGTGGGTACAATATCGAAAGCCTGACAGTTGCGAAGGTGGATGACAACGAGAACCTCTCCCGTATTACAATCGTGACAACGGGAACCCAGATGGTGATCGCTCAGATTAAAGCACAGCTTGAGCGGCTTGTGCCCGTTCACAAAATTGCGGACCTGACGGTTGAAGGTCCTAGCGTTGAACGTGAAATGGCGTTGGTGAAGGTTGAATGCAAGGGTGACAAGAGAGTTGAAGCAATGCGTGTTGCGGATATTTTTCGCGCTCGCACTGTGGACGTCTCCGAAGATAGCCTGATTTTTGAAGTGACAGGTGCCCGTGGGAAAGTAAAAGCGTTTATTGCGCAGTATGAAACCCTCGGACGGACAGAAGTTTGCCGCACAGGTGTTGTGGCAGTGAAACGTGGCAAAGACACCATTTAA
- the miaA gene encoding tRNA (adenosine(37)-N6)-dimethylallyltransferase MiaA, whose protein sequence is MAPDQHTPQNGQACILLAGPTASGKSALAISIAKEFNGVVINGDSMQVYDGLRVITARPSEEEEAQCPHRLYGVLDPSDFCSAARWRDMALAEIHKCHEEGTLPIVVGGTGLYFEILTKGIAEVPEITDEVRGFLRDLQKREGNEVIYKRLQEKDPESAEKLNLGDTQRLLRALEVVEQTGVPLGEWHRKSPEGLVLETPYLHLALTPDREWLYDRCNRRLDWMIEEGGAIEEVRDILKRDLDPALPAMKALGVPEIADYLAGNLSKEAMLERIKMMTRRYAKRQMTWVRNKMNAAITSSAQDLESFEAEFFPFIRRFLLTHGK, encoded by the coding sequence ATGGCTCCTGATCAACATACACCCCAAAACGGGCAGGCTTGCATTCTTTTAGCAGGACCAACCGCCAGCGGCAAATCCGCTTTGGCGATCAGTATTGCAAAAGAGTTCAATGGTGTTGTGATTAACGGAGATTCAATGCAGGTTTATGACGGTCTGCGTGTCATTACTGCGAGGCCAAGCGAAGAGGAAGAGGCCCAATGTCCCCATCGGTTATATGGGGTGTTGGACCCGTCTGATTTTTGTAGTGCTGCCAGATGGCGCGATATGGCGCTCGCAGAAATCCATAAATGCCACGAAGAAGGAACGCTACCCATTGTGGTGGGAGGAACAGGGCTTTATTTTGAAATCCTGACCAAAGGCATTGCAGAGGTGCCTGAAATCACTGACGAGGTGCGTGGTTTTCTGAGAGACCTGCAGAAGCGCGAAGGTAACGAAGTTATCTACAAACGTTTACAGGAGAAAGATCCTGAAAGTGCTGAGAAATTAAATTTAGGAGATACCCAAAGGTTGCTTCGTGCGTTGGAAGTTGTGGAGCAGACCGGCGTGCCATTGGGGGAATGGCATCGGAAAAGCCCAGAAGGCCTTGTATTGGAGACACCCTATTTACATCTGGCGCTCACGCCTGATCGAGAATGGCTATATGACAGATGTAATCGTCGTCTTGATTGGATGATTGAAGAAGGTGGTGCCATTGAGGAGGTACGCGACATATTGAAGCGGGATCTGGATCCGGCCCTTCCGGCAATGAAAGCGCTTGGGGTACCGGAAATTGCTGATTATCTGGCCGGAAACCTTAGCAAAGAAGCCATGCTAGAGAGAATCAAGATGATGACCAGACGCTATGCAAAGCGCCAAATGACATGGGTTCGGAATAAGATGAATGCCGCAATTACGTCATCCGCGCAAGATTTGGAAAGTTTTGAAGCTGAATTCTTTCCATTTATTCGCCGATTTTTGTTGACCCACGGTAAATGA
- the serB gene encoding phosphoserine phosphatase SerB, with amino-acid sequence MNSVLTLVANPEDLPSLSSTLSTAEARLQELGATDITRTWLKDGFAVDLAFTAELNSIDIAADLEAVDWCLQPVTNRKKKLLLADMDSTIITVECIDELADFAGLKEQVSEITEKAMRGELEFDDAFKSRVAMLTGLKEEVLDKTFDERVKLTAGARTLIQTLKKDGCYSALVSGGFTYFTGRVRDLVGFDMDDANELLFENGALTGKAAEPILNSSAKLANLNRLLEEKGLDRSQSVAIGDGANDIPMIEAAGLGVAFHAKPKAQDAADASIRYGDLTTLLYYQGYKSIEFVED; translated from the coding sequence ATGAATTCAGTTTTAACACTTGTCGCAAACCCCGAAGATCTGCCTTCACTTTCTAGCACATTATCCACGGCAGAAGCCAGATTGCAGGAACTGGGTGCAACAGATATCACACGGACCTGGTTGAAGGATGGGTTTGCTGTAGACCTTGCGTTCACCGCTGAGCTCAATTCAATAGATATTGCAGCTGATTTGGAAGCTGTGGATTGGTGCCTGCAACCAGTAACAAACAGAAAGAAAAAGCTGTTACTTGCGGATATGGATAGCACCATTATCACTGTCGAGTGCATTGATGAGCTTGCCGATTTTGCAGGGTTAAAAGAGCAGGTTTCTGAAATCACTGAAAAAGCCATGCGGGGCGAACTTGAATTTGATGACGCCTTCAAATCCCGTGTCGCCATGCTAACCGGCCTAAAAGAAGAAGTCCTCGATAAGACCTTTGATGAGCGTGTGAAACTCACAGCCGGCGCGCGCACCCTTATTCAAACACTGAAGAAAGACGGCTGTTACAGCGCGTTGGTCTCCGGCGGTTTCACTTATTTCACCGGCCGGGTTCGGGATCTGGTTGGCTTTGATATGGATGACGCTAACGAGCTTTTATTTGAGAATGGCGCCCTCACAGGTAAAGCAGCGGAACCGATCCTCAATTCCTCGGCCAAGCTGGCGAACCTTAACCGCCTGTTGGAAGAAAAAGGCTTGGACCGCTCTCAAAGTGTTGCGATCGGTGACGGGGCAAACGATATCCCAATGATCGAAGCAGCAGGCCTAGGGGTTGCCTTCCACGCAAAACCGAAAGCGCAAGATGCGGCGGATGCCAGTATCCGATATGGCGATCTTACCACGCTCCTTTATTATCAGGGGTATAAAAGCATTGAATTTGTGGAGGATTAA
- a CDS encoding TetR/AcrR family transcriptional regulator, which translates to MSRSAKREQLIEVASELFNKYGYHAAGIDRVIEESGIAKTTLYRHFPSKEDLIVAVLKKLDMKYRDEMREFVEGRASGDQSRLLLSFDFLEKWFEDSSFFGCPFISAAGEYGSEPCAIMQEATLHKRLVIAFLEEMARLDGCENPVDVAEEMNLLHEGATAVAHITKSSEPAMLAKETASKLLEN; encoded by the coding sequence ATGAGCAGAAGCGCAAAAAGAGAACAGTTGATTGAGGTGGCTTCCGAGCTGTTCAATAAATACGGATATCACGCGGCTGGTATTGATAGGGTAATTGAGGAATCCGGTATTGCGAAAACCACTCTCTATCGCCACTTTCCTTCAAAAGAAGATCTGATCGTCGCTGTTTTGAAAAAACTGGACATGAAGTATCGTGACGAAATGCGTGAATTTGTTGAAGGGCGCGCGAGCGGAGACCAGAGTAGACTTCTTCTAAGCTTTGACTTTCTTGAAAAGTGGTTTGAGGATAGTTCTTTCTTTGGTTGTCCCTTTATCAGTGCAGCTGGAGAATACGGATCCGAGCCTTGTGCGATCATGCAAGAGGCGACGTTACATAAACGATTGGTCATTGCCTTTCTGGAAGAAATGGCGCGCCTTGATGGGTGTGAAAATCCTGTTGATGTTGCGGAAGAGATGAATTTGCTCCATGAAGGAGCAACCGCGGTCGCTCACATCACAAAAAGCAGTGAACCTGCAATGCTGGCTAAAGAGACTGCTTCAAAGCTTCTTGAAAATTAG
- the ilvC gene encoding ketol-acid reductoisomerase: MRVYYDSDADVNLIKGKKVVIVGYGSQGHAHANNLKDSGVKEIAVALRPTSASVKKAEGAGLKVMSPAEAAAWGDVIMILTPDELQADVYENDLEPNMKEGSALVFAHGLNVHFNLIEPRADMDVFMVAPKGPGHTVRSEYLRGGGVPTLVAVYQDATGNALDLALSYASANGGGRAGIIETTFKEECETDLFGEQAVLCGGLVELVRAGFETLVEAGYAPEMAYFECLHEVKLIVDLMFEGGIANMNYSISNTAEYGEYVTGPRIITAETKAEMKRVLEDIQTGKFTRDFMLENKVRQPFLKATRALNDAHEIEEVGAKLRGMMSWIGEKALVDKSKN, translated from the coding sequence ATGCGCGTTTATTACGATAGCGATGCTGATGTAAATCTGATCAAAGGTAAGAAGGTTGTTATCGTCGGTTACGGTAGCCAGGGCCACGCCCACGCAAACAACCTGAAAGACTCAGGTGTTAAAGAAATTGCTGTGGCCCTTCGCCCAACAAGTGCTTCCGTTAAAAAAGCCGAAGGCGCAGGCCTGAAAGTTATGTCACCAGCAGAAGCTGCAGCTTGGGGTGACGTGATCATGATCCTGACACCGGATGAACTGCAGGCTGACGTTTATGAAAACGATCTAGAGCCAAACATGAAAGAAGGCTCTGCCCTTGTTTTCGCTCACGGCCTGAACGTTCACTTTAACCTGATTGAGCCACGTGCCGACATGGACGTGTTCATGGTTGCACCAAAAGGCCCAGGCCACACAGTGCGTTCTGAATATCTGCGTGGTGGCGGTGTTCCAACTCTGGTTGCTGTTTATCAGGACGCAACAGGTAACGCGCTTGATCTTGCCCTGTCATACGCGTCTGCAAACGGTGGTGGCCGTGCAGGTATCATTGAGACAACATTTAAAGAAGAATGTGAAACTGACCTGTTCGGTGAGCAGGCTGTTCTTTGTGGTGGTCTGGTTGAGCTGGTTCGCGCTGGTTTTGAAACACTGGTTGAAGCTGGTTACGCACCAGAAATGGCTTACTTTGAATGCTTGCACGAAGTGAAGCTGATCGTTGACCTGATGTTCGAAGGCGGTATCGCCAACATGAACTACTCCATCTCAAACACAGCGGAATATGGTGAGTATGTAACAGGCCCACGCATCATTACTGCAGAAACAAAAGCAGAAATGAAACGCGTTCTGGAAGACATTCAGACAGGTAAGTTTACACGTGACTTCATGCTGGAAAACAAAGTTCGCCAGCCATTCCTGAAAGCAACACGCGCGCTCAACGATGCGCACGAAATTGAAGAAGTTGGTGCAAAACTTCGTGGCATGATGTCCTGGATCGGTGAAAAAGCTCTCGTGGACAAATCCAAAAACTAA
- a CDS encoding acetolactate synthase 3 large subunit: MANQEMTGAEIVIKALIDQGVEVIFGYPGGAVLPIYDELFKQNSIRHILVRQEGGAVHAAEGYARSTGKPGVVLVTSGPGATNAVTGLADAMMDSIPLICLTGQVATALIGNDAFQEADTVGITRPVTKHNYLVKDTNTLARTMHEAFHVATTGRPGPVVIDLPKDVQFNPGQYIPPSMVQHKSYKPQVKGDLRAIKEAVKMIAGAKKPIFYSGGGVINSGPKASQLLTQFVQMTGYPITSTLMGLGAYPASDKQFLGMLGMHGTYEANNAMHDCDVMVCVGARFDDRITGRLDAFSPNSKKIHIDIDPSSINKNIKVDLPIVGDVGHVLEDMVKVWKSEVCKPDAKALTKWWKEIDGWRDRDCLKFQQNGQVIKPQYALSRLNELTKGMDRYFTTEVGQHQMWAAQYLEFDEPNRWMTSGGLGTMGYGLPAAMGVQIAHPDSLVVDVSGEASLMMNIQELSTILQYRLPVKVFILNNEYMGMVRQWQELLHGGRYSESYMESLPDFVKVAEAFGSTGLRCTEADKVDDTIKEMIDIKGPVVVDMIVDKQENVFPMVPSGAAHNEMLLADDKEGDGPQVTTQGMTLV; this comes from the coding sequence ATGGCAAACCAGGAAATGACAGGTGCAGAAATCGTTATCAAGGCGCTGATTGATCAAGGCGTCGAGGTGATTTTTGGGTATCCTGGTGGTGCTGTGCTCCCTATTTATGATGAACTGTTCAAACAGAACAGCATCCGTCACATCCTGGTTCGTCAGGAAGGTGGCGCTGTCCATGCGGCAGAAGGGTACGCGCGCTCCACCGGAAAACCCGGTGTGGTGCTTGTGACTTCAGGTCCGGGCGCAACTAATGCTGTGACAGGACTTGCAGATGCAATGATGGACAGTATTCCACTGATCTGCCTGACCGGGCAGGTGGCAACAGCCTTGATCGGCAATGATGCCTTCCAGGAAGCGGATACCGTCGGTATTACGCGCCCTGTGACGAAGCATAACTATCTTGTGAAAGATACAAACACGCTTGCCCGTACAATGCATGAAGCCTTCCATGTGGCAACAACAGGCCGCCCAGGCCCTGTAGTGATTGATCTGCCAAAAGATGTCCAGTTCAATCCAGGGCAATATATCCCGCCATCCATGGTTCAGCACAAAAGCTATAAACCACAGGTGAAAGGCGATCTTCGCGCTATTAAAGAAGCGGTGAAAATGATCGCCGGGGCCAAGAAGCCAATTTTCTATAGTGGCGGTGGTGTTATTAATTCCGGCCCAAAAGCATCACAGCTTTTGACGCAATTTGTTCAGATGACTGGCTATCCAATTACAAGCACGTTGATGGGGCTTGGCGCTTATCCGGCATCGGACAAGCAGTTCCTTGGGATGCTGGGCATGCACGGAACATACGAAGCCAATAATGCCATGCACGACTGTGATGTTATGGTTTGTGTTGGTGCCCGCTTTGACGATCGTATTACAGGCCGTCTGGATGCCTTCTCCCCCAACTCCAAGAAAATCCATATCGACATTGATCCTTCTTCTATCAACAAGAATATCAAGGTTGATCTGCCGATTGTGGGTGATGTGGGACATGTTCTGGAAGACATGGTCAAGGTCTGGAAATCTGAGGTTTGTAAACCGGATGCAAAAGCCTTAACCAAATGGTGGAAAGAAATTGATGGCTGGCGCGACCGCGATTGCCTGAAATTCCAGCAAAATGGTCAGGTGATTAAACCACAATATGCCCTTAGCCGTTTGAATGAACTGACAAAGGGTATGGACCGTTACTTTACAACCGAGGTTGGACAGCACCAGATGTGGGCTGCCCAGTATCTGGAATTTGATGAGCCAAACCGTTGGATGACATCAGGTGGTCTGGGTACAATGGGATATGGTCTTCCGGCTGCGATGGGTGTTCAGATTGCGCACCCTGATAGCCTGGTTGTTGACGTTTCCGGTGAAGCGTCTTTGATGATGAATATTCAGGAGCTTTCAACGATCCTGCAATATCGCTTGCCGGTTAAGGTTTTCATCCTGAATAACGAATATATGGGCATGGTCCGTCAGTGGCAGGAGCTTCTGCATGGTGGCCGCTATTCTGAAAGTTATATGGAAAGCTTGCCAGATTTCGTGAAGGTTGCCGAAGCCTTTGGATCTACCGGCCTTCGCTGTACCGAAGCTGACAAGGTTGATGATACAATCAAGGAAATGATTGATATCAAAGGCCCTGTAGTTGTCGATATGATTGTCGATAAGCAGGAAAATGTGTTCCCGATGGTGCCTTCCGGGGCCGCGCATAACGAAATGCTGCTGGCTGATGACAAAGAAGGTGATGGACCGCAAGTCACGACACAGGGCATGACTTTGGTATAA
- a CDS encoding DUF4142 domain-containing protein, protein MKKIFKTLAVLICTPTIAFSANAADKMNDLEIAHAAYTAGELDIRYAHLALAISENPDVHNFAKTMLRDHAAVNRQAVALIKELNVTPEDNNLSRALVKGAADKRAELMKLSGKSFDCAYATNEFGYHQVVNQTVEGKFIPSVTVPQLKDLLSEALVTFKVHEGHAGMMVKKLQCS, encoded by the coding sequence ATGAAGAAGATTTTTAAAACTCTCGCAGTACTAATCTGTACACCTACAATCGCATTCTCTGCAAATGCAGCAGACAAAATGAATGACCTTGAAATTGCCCATGCCGCCTACACAGCGGGCGAATTGGATATCCGTTATGCCCATCTGGCTTTGGCTATTTCTGAAAATCCAGACGTTCATAATTTTGCAAAAACAATGCTGCGTGACCATGCCGCGGTAAACAGGCAAGCCGTAGCCTTAATCAAAGAACTCAACGTCACACCGGAAGACAATAACCTCAGTCGCGCCCTTGTCAAAGGGGCGGCCGATAAACGGGCTGAACTGATGAAGCTTAGCGGTAAGTCTTTTGACTGCGCTTACGCGACAAATGAATTTGGGTACCATCAGGTGGTCAACCAAACCGTAGAAGGGAAATTCATTCCGTCCGTGACAGTCCCACAGCTCAAAGATCTGTTGAGCGAAGCCTTGGTGACCTTCAAAGTTCACGAAGGTCATGCAGGGATGATGGTCAAGAAACTTCAATGCAGCTAA